The genomic stretch GGCAGAACCCATTCACCTCAGCATATATCTTCATATAAATTCAGACCTCAACCTAACCCTCTGTTACTTGTCTCTACTCACTactcatttttttcttctaagaAAAACCCTCTCCCCTTTCAACATGTCCGGTTATCCAAATCAGCCACCCAATTACGGTTACGGCTACAACGCACCACCGTCAACCCAATCCTACGGCGCGCCGCCTCCATCTCAGTCCTACGGCGCACCTCCTCCATCTCAATCCTACGGGGCACCACCTCCATCTCAGTCCTACGGCGCACCACCTCCATCTCAATCCTACGGCGCACCACCTCCATCTCAGTACGGCGCTCCTCCACCCGGTCAGTCGTACTCCGCCACCCCCTACGGACAGCCGTCGGCTCCCTACGCCGCTCCTCATCAGAAACCCCCAAAAGAAGAATCACACTCCAGCGGCGGCGGTGCATACCCACCGCCGGCACACGGGAGCCCGTTTGCGTCACTGCTGCCATCAACATTTCCTCCTGGCACCGATCCCAGCATCGTCGCGTGCTTCCAGGTGGCTGATCAGGATGGAAGCGGTTTGATCGATGACAAGGAATTACAGAGGGCTTTGTCTTCTTACAATCAGAGCTTCAGCTTGAGAACTGTGCATCTCCTCATGTACCACTTCACCAACACCAGTGTCAAAAAGATAGGTACGAGTTCCGATTTGGTAAAATTAGGTTTTCTGCTAACTTGTTCTGGTTTACCGGCGCTCGGTGATAAAATGCGCTGGCTGAACGGCCGTTACGCCCTTGGACCATACGCGCTTTCACGATTTTTTTAAgcaacaaatatttatttatttcaactaCATGAATTTAAGAGATTAATTactatgcactgtcagtgtaaatttttttacacagtCAGTGAATCATAACCACCCACTAatacaaattaa from Vicia villosa cultivar HV-30 ecotype Madison, WI linkage group LG4, Vvil1.0, whole genome shotgun sequence encodes the following:
- the LOC131595601 gene encoding calcium-binding protein CBP-like — encoded protein: MSGYPNQPPNYGYGYNAPPSTQSYGAPPPSQSYGAPPPSQSYGAPPPSQSYGAPPPSQSYGAPPPSQYGAPPPGQSYSATPYGQPSAPYAAPHQKPPKEESHSSGGGAYPPPAHGSPFASLLPSTFPPGTDPSIVACFQVADQDGSGLIDDKELQRALSSYNQSFSLRTVHLLMYHFTNTSVKKIGPKEFTSLFYSLQSWRGIFERFDKDRSGKIDSNELRDALLSLGYAVSPTVLDLLVSKFDKTGGKNKAVEYDNFIECCLTVKGLTDKFKEKDTGYTGSATFSYEAFMLTVLPFLVA